The genome window CACACATCTCTCCATTCAGCAGCCGGTAGTCGGAAGATTGTGGGAAGAGAAGGCTGATGAGACCGAGATTATGTGGATGATTGCCGAAAAGCTGGGCGCTAAGGGATTTCCAAACATGATTAATTACTTTAAGTCATTTAAGGATCCAGAAACCGGCAAAACCCCGACCAACGCAGAGGAGTTTGCGCTGATTGCAACAAGGATTATAAGCGCAGCGGTCTGGAAGCCTGAAAAGCCGCTTAAGGGCGATAAGCTCACAAGCTGGGAAGACTTCAAGGCAAAAGGCATTTACAACTCCGAAGGCTATAAGTTCAGGGAGCTATGGGAGAAAGGTTTCCCTACTCCCACCAAGAAGTTTGAGTTCTACAGCGAGGCTCTCAAAAAGGCGCTCGACGACCATGCAAAGAAGCATCAAACTACCATTGACGATATCCTTCAGGCATCAGGCTATCTGGCAAAGGGAGAGCAGGCATTCGTTCCTCATTACGAGCCTCCTAAGAGATGGGGAGATGTAAAGGAATATCCATTCACATTCATCGACTACAAGTCAAGGCTCAACAGGGAAGGCAGAAGTCAGAACACCACATGGTTTCAGGAGTTTAAGAAGGTTGATGCAGGTGATGAGAGCTGGGACGATGTCGTGAGGATAAATCCGGAAGACGGTAAGAAACTCGGCATTAAGACCGGCGATATGGTTAAGCTCACTTCTGTGACAGGCAGCATTACTGTCAAGGCAAAGTTCTGGGAAGGCGTAAGGCCCGGCACAGTTTCAAAGTGCTATGGTCAGGGACACTGGGCTTATGGAAAGATCGCTGCGAAAGAGTTCGGCAAGACCCCGAGGGGCGGAAACAACAATGATCTTATGCCTGACGATTACGAGCGTCTTACCGGCAGTACAGCAAGAAACGGCGGATTCACAGCCGTAAAGATTGAGAAGATATAAGGAAAGGAGGTAACTATAAATGCCTAAATACGGAATGGTCATAGATTTACAAAAATGTGTCGGCTGTGGTGCATGTGCAATTGCATGCAAGACTGAGAACAATACACAGGACAGGACAAAGGGCCAGACATTTAACTGGGCGGACTTAATTTTTAAGACAGAGGGCAACTTCCCGAATGTCAAGTTTACGGCAATGCCGGTTCTCTGCAATCACTGCACAGATGCGCCATGTGTGGCTGCATGCCCTGTAACACCAAAGGCAATGCATAAACATGAAAATGGAATGACAATCCACAACCAGGAGAGATGTATTGGATGCCGCCAGTGCCAGAGGGCATGTCCTTACAGTTCAGAAGACATGGATAAGAGCAAGGCAGCATACAGCGTGATAAGCTTCAATGACTTTACCGACGAAGTTCATCCATTTTACAAAGACACAAAGGAGCTTATTCCTAACTGCACTGCTTCAGGCGCTGAGGTTGCGAAAAGGGCAGGCGATGTTCCTCCTCACAGGACGCTTTATAAACACTCAGACTATGCAAGCGTGAGGGAAAAAGGCAAGGTTGAAAAATGCATCTTCTGTGAACACAGGGTGCTTAACGGCGAACTGCCTTACTGCGTTGTCTCATGTCCTGCAAAGGCAAGGGTATTCGGAGACCTTTCAGACCCTAATAGCGAGGCAAGCCAGTTGCTTAAAAAACATAAGGCCGTTAATCTGAAAAACAACAAGGGTGAATTGGTGAAGGCCGGAGAGAAAGGCACAAGGCCAAATGTTTACTACATAAGGAGTTTCAAGGTAGCAACTAAAAAGGAAGCAGCAAAAGTCAAAAAGGCGTAAGATTTTATGATGTCATTGCGAGGGCGAAGCCCGTGGCAATCTCAATGAGATTCCTCGCTTCGCTCGCAATGACAATTGTAAAGTGTAAGGTGAAAGTGGATATTCAAGAATTCATTTCCCATGAAAAGGCAAGGGGCGATTGTTATAGATTCCTGTCGGCATGCTTTTATCTGCCGCAAAAGGAATTATTTATTCAAGAAGACCTCTTCAAAAATCTTACAGCATTGTTAAAGCAGGCATGTCCCAATGCTGCAGTATTTTCTGAGAAAATGGGAAAAGCAATTTCCCATTACAGCAATGAAGACCTTGCTATTGATTATGCAAAACTCTTCGTAGGGCCCTATGAGCTTAATGCCCCGCCTTACGGTTCAGTATATCTTGACGGTGAAAGAAGGGTTATGGGAGATTCTACGATGGAAGTTATAGATATGTATCAACAGGCAGGGCTTTCGATCGATGATGATTTCAAAGAGGTGCCAGACCACATAACTGCAGAACTTGAATTTATGTATTACCTGATTTTTAAAGAGATAGAGGCCATAGGAAGATCTGAAATAGAGAGAGTTGAACAATTCGTGAAGACACAGGAACAATTTTTAAATAAATTCTTAGGGCAGTGGATTAAACCTTTTTGCGAAAAGATAAAAGAGGGTACGGATAATGAATTTTATATCACCCTCGCTGATTGCGTTTCTACATTTGTTTTAAATTCCAATCCATCTGGTAATATCCGGGAACTCCTGGGGAAAAGAACTCAGAAGGTTTTAAATTGATGTTAAAAGACAGGGTAATCAATCAAATTTCCAATGATACCGATATTATCAGAATCAATCAGTCAAGGTGTCTGCGGATGCGGTTCAATAAAAATTCGTGCAATAAATGCAGGGAAGCCTGCCATGCAGGCGCAATTACAATAAGTGAAGGCGTAATTATTGATAGGAATGTCTGCTCTGGGTGTATGCTTTGTGTACCGGCATGCCCTTCGGACTGCTTCGAGATAGCGACATTAGATTTTTATTCAATAATTGCAGGGTTAAGAAAAATCCAATCTCCTGTTCTGGGCTGTAATGTAAGGTCAGATTTAAAGGCGCATGAAAAGACCTTCTGTCTCGGTTTTTTATCCGGGGAACATATTATAGCCCTTCTGGCTTTTATGCAGGAACCATTACAGATTAATCTAACATTGTGTGCAGATTGTAGAAATGGGTCTATCGTTGATGCCATCAGGAAGAGATTAGATATTATTGGCACAAGAATTGTTAGTGATGCCTTTGATAAAATAAGGCTTGTGAAAGATAAAGCTGACTTAGACTTTCAGGAGGTCTCCTATGACCGCAGGGATTTTTTCATGGCCATGAAGAATCTCACCTTTATGCAAGCTGCCAGACTATTTGGCAATGAGACAGCGAAAGATGATATACGGGCTTACTCCGCTAAGAAACTGCCATTAAAAAGGGAATTGTTGAACAGATCTCTGAATGTCTTTCGAGGAGAAATTTATAAAGAGTTGTTGAAAAATTACTATTACACTATTACTGTTAATAGAAGTTGTAATGGCTGCTTCGCCTGTATAGGGATGTGTCCAACAGGAGCCCTGAAAATTGGAAACATAGGGAATGATAGGGGATTATTCTTTAATAGCTCTCTGTGTTCCGGATGCGGTCTGTGTGAGAATTTCTGCACGAATAATTCGATTTGTATTGAAAGAGGCTTTTCTGGGGGCGA of Nitrospirota bacterium contains these proteins:
- a CDS encoding 4Fe-4S dicluster domain-containing protein; amino-acid sequence: MPKYGMVIDLQKCVGCGACAIACKTENNTQDRTKGQTFNWADLIFKTEGNFPNVKFTAMPVLCNHCTDAPCVAACPVTPKAMHKHENGMTIHNQERCIGCRQCQRACPYSSEDMDKSKAAYSVISFNDFTDEVHPFYKDTKELIPNCTASGAEVAKRAGDVPPHRTLYKHSDYASVREKGKVEKCIFCEHRVLNGELPYCVVSCPAKARVFGDLSDPNSEASQLLKKHKAVNLKNNKGELVKAGEKGTRPNVYYIRSFKVATKKEAAKVKKA
- a CDS encoding molecular chaperone TorD family protein codes for the protein MGKAISHYSNEDLAIDYAKLFVGPYELNAPPYGSVYLDGERRVMGDSTMEVIDMYQQAGLSIDDDFKEVPDHITAELEFMYYLIFKEIEAIGRSEIERVEQFVKTQEQFLNKFLGQWIKPFCEKIKEGTDNEFYITLADCVSTFVLNSNPSGNIRELLGKRTQKVLN
- a CDS encoding 4Fe-4S binding protein; this encodes MLKDRVINQISNDTDIIRINQSRCLRMRFNKNSCNKCREACHAGAITISEGVIIDRNVCSGCMLCVPACPSDCFEIATLDFYSIIAGLRKIQSPVLGCNVRSDLKAHEKTFCLGFLSGEHIIALLAFMQEPLQINLTLCADCRNGSIVDAIRKRLDIIGTRIVSDAFDKIRLVKDKADLDFQEVSYDRRDFFMAMKNLTFMQAARLFGNETAKDDIRAYSAKKLPLKRELLNRSLNVFRGEIYKELLKNYYYTITVNRSCNGCFACIGMCPTGALKIGNIGNDRGLFFNSSLCSGCGLCENFCTNNSICIERGFSGGDLFEFNLCYSEPFTCQAV